The following DNA comes from Acidicapsa ligni.
TGACCTGGGAGCTATTGGAAGAGAACGTACTGCTGGTTACGTTCAATGTACTGCCGTTATAGATTGCTCCACCACCAAATCCGAATCCGGAGCCGCTGCCAGTATTCCGTACCAGGTTGGCATAAAAGCTGCTGTTGATAACCGTCAGGACATTGTTATTGGAGATTGCGCCGCCGTTGGTGTCTGAGAAATTTCCAGAGAAAGTGCTGTTAAGGACTGTTGATGTGCCGTCGTTATAGATTGCGCCGCCGGCCCCCTCCGCATAATTGTTAGAGAGGCTATCGCTATTCATTACGAGGGTGCCGGTGTTTTGAATGCCTCCGCCGTTGCCGAAAGACTGGGAGCCGGAGATTGTACTGTCTGTGACAAGAGCTGTACCGGAGTTGCTGACAGCGCTGGAACCACTGGAGAGACTGCTGTCGCTCACAATCAGCGTGCCTGAGTTGACGATGCCGGTGGCATTGGCGCCAGAAACGGTGCTATTGCTCAGCGACAATGTGCCGGAGTTGACGATGCCCTGGGATTGATTGACCGCCTCTCCTCCACTTGGATTGATGGTGACTCCGGAGAAGACGGCATCCGCTCCGGCGTTCACCGTAAGCATGCTGCCGGAGAGGACAGTCGCGTTTTCGCCAGCGATTGTCAGCTCATTCGCACCCGGCCCGCTGAGATTCAGATGCCCCGAGATGGCCGGGAGCTGACCGATCAGCATGATAGTGCCAGAGGAAGTTGAGTTGACCAGGCCTGCTTTAAAGACGATATCTGCCGAGCCACCTGTGGCGACCGTTGTGAGAGCAGCGCGCAGAGTGCAGGTGCTTCCGCAGGACCCCGACGTACTGTCCGAGAGCGTAGTTACAGTGAGGTATCGGGTTTGTATCGCGCCCAGATCAATCTGAGCGTTTGCCGAGGAAGGACGATTGAAGCCGCGTTGATCCGCAGCCAGCTCCCCGATTTGATAGCTTCCCGCGCCGATCACCGGGCTGCCCGGCATCGGAATCATCGTTTGTGTGGGGCCACCATTCCAGCCCAATGCACCAAGCTGAGGCGCGCCGCCGATGAGGTTGCTTGAGCTTTGCGCGCCGCAATTGTCGCAATCGTCCGACCCAAGTACGCCGCCTGTGGTATTTCCAGCGACGATGGTGTTGATGGCGGTGATCGTGGGCGCAGGCGAATCGGACAAGTTGTTGAAGATGCCGCTACCGCTTGTGCCCGCAGAATTGCCGGAGACGGTGGTGTTGTTCAGCACAATTGTGCCACTGTTGTTATCGATGCCGCCTCCGCTGGCTCCTGCGGAATTACCGGAAAAGGTACTGTTCGTCACTGTGAGCGCGCCACTATTCTGGATTCCGCCGCCGAGAGTGCTCGCCGAATTGCCCGTGAAGGTGCTGTTGTTTACGGTCAGATTGCCGGCGTTGTCGATGGCGCCCCCGTTGGTTGCGGAATTGGTGGAAAATACGCAGGCTGTGAATATAACCGCGCCACCTGAGATCAGGACGCCGCCTCCCGCCCCGTTCGTTGCGGCGCGGCCATTGGCGATGGTCAAGCCTGAGATCGCGACAGCGCTGGAGTTGATGGAGAACACAGTCGCGCTGTTGCTGCCCGAGATGGTCAGCAGGTTTGCGCCCGGGCCCTGAATCGCGATGTTCGTACTGATTGAGAGTGTTCCGCCGGTCAGGGCAATAACCTGTCCATCCAGGGAGTTGGCGAAGGTGACAGTGTCCCCGGATTTCGCATGGTTGATTGCATACCGCACCGAGTTGGAGTCAGATGGGCTATCTGTCGTGTCAGACACCGTCCACGTGGTCGCGCCAGCACTCGATGCGAACAGACCAAAGCAGAGCAATACCGCAATCAAGCCGGGCAGACGAAGTGTTGTTCCGTCTTGACTGGGCTCCGTAATTCTTCGCATCAACCAGTAAGTAGCTCTGGGAAGAAAACTAAGAAGCATTCCACTTGTATGCGCAGACCTGGCTTTGGCCATAACGATAACCTCCAGAACCGCTTGAGAGAGCCATGAACAGAATCGTGGAAGGACGCAACCAGAAAAGTTGCAATCGTTGATGTGGAAGTATTTATTCCAAAAAACAATGCTGAGTCAAGACCTATTTATGCCACACTGCAACGTCCGCCAGTTTTAGCGGAGGCGTTTCAAGTTATCGCATCCTCGCCGAATCAGCGCGCCGAGCGAAATCGGCATGAAGCAGGGAATGTAAGAGTCCTACGAAAAAAGTAGTAGCGAGCTGACCACTCGCGAGCAGGAGATGATGGAATTGGTGGTCGACGGTCTGCAGAAGAAACAGGCAGTTGGAAAGCTTGGAATCAGGGAGATAACGTTGCAGATCCATCACGGGAAAGTTGAGCGTTTCAGGCAGTGTGACAAGGGCCCTGAGCTGTTTAGTTTCAGGAAGGTATTTGCTAATCATGGATAGAGATAACAGATACATTCTGGAATGAAGGCTCACGTCACCATTCGCACAAAATTACTACTACTCAACACA
Coding sequences within:
- a CDS encoding LuxR C-terminal-related transcriptional regulator; amino-acid sequence: MTTREQEMMELVVDGLQKKQAVGKLGIREITLQIHHGKVERFRQCDKGPELFSFRKVFANHG